The following is a genomic window from Marinobacter sp. NP-4(2019).
CCTGCTGTCGGATGACAAGCACCGCCTGCTGGTTGACTGTGGCATGTACCAGGGCGTGAAAACCCTGCGCAAGCGGAACTGGGCGCCGTTTCCCGTGGATCCTTCCACCATCGAGGCGGTGGTGCTGACCCACGCCCACATTGATCACAGCGGTTACCTGCCTGCGCTGGTGAAGAATGGCTTCAAGGGCAAGGTTTACTGCACCAAGGCCACCCATGAACTGTGCAAGGTCCTGCTGCCGGACGCCGGTTTCCTGCAGGAGGAAGACGCCAAATACGCCTTTCGCAAGAAGTTCTCCAAACACGAAAAGCCGGAGCCGCTGTTCACCGAAAAGGACGCCTGGGAAGCACTGAAGCATTTCGAGTCACTGCACTACCACGATCCGTTCGAGCCGGTCCGGGGGATGGAGGTGACGTTTACGCCGGCCGGCCACATCCTGGGGTCGTCCTGTGTACACGTACACCACAAGGCCAGTCAGCGCACGGTTGTGTTCAGCGGCGATGTGGGCCGCCAGGACGACGTGATCATGCGCCCGCCGGAACCAATCCGGAAAGCGGACGTGCTGGTGTGCGAATCCACCTATGGCGATCGCCTCCACGCGGAGACCGATCCGGAGGAGGAACTGGCACAAATCATCACCAAAACCGCCAGTCGGGGTGGCATTGTGCTGATGCCGGCGTTTGCCGTGGGCCGGGCGCAGATGCTGCTGTATGTGATTCACAAGATCATGGGGCAAAAGCGCATCCCCAAGCTGCCGGTGTACCTGAACAGCCCGATGGCGATAAAAGCCACGGAAATTTTCTGCCGGCACAACAAGGAACACAAGCTCAGCGCCGCGCAATGCGAAATGATGGATGACCAGACGGAGTTCGTGCGCACGGTGGAAGAGTCCATCAAGCTGGATTCGGCACGCTACCCCTGCGTGATTATCTCCGCCAGCGGCATGGCCAGCGGTGGGCGTGTGCTGCACCATTTGAAGACCTTGCTGCCCAACCCGCGCAACAGCGTGGTGTTTGCCGGGTTCCAGGCGCCCGGCACGCGGGGGGATGCCCTGGTGAATGGCGTGGAATCCGTCAAGATCCACGGTGAATACTGGCCGGTAAAGGCGGAGATCCACAACCTGGATTCGCTCTCCGCCCATGGTGACTATCGGGAGATCCTGACCTGGCTGGAACAGGGGCAATTGAAGCCGGAGAAGGTGTATGTCACCCATGGGGAGATGGTAGCCAGTGACGTGATGCGTAAGCGTATCCGCGAGAAGTTCGGGTGGGATGCGGAAGTGCCGGAGTTGTTTGATGAGGTGGAGGTTTAGGTACGTTGTCGGATTACGGCTGCGCCTAATCCGACACCCTAGACCACCCCTGGCAACAACCCACCCTGCAAACGAGTCACCCGGTGACTCAACCGCGCCATGCCCAGGTTGACTGGAAACAGCACCAGGCTTTTGACCGTGTCCCGCACCACCAGGCTGCGGGGCAGGCCCTCGTAGATGTTGATGTAGGCACCGGCCATGGCGACCAGGGAGCGAGACAGGTGCAGGTAGTCGCTGTGGATCACAATGCCCAGCTGATAGGTATTGGACAGCAGTTGCAGCGCGGTCTGCATGCGCCGATGCAGGCCGGCGGTGCCCTCTCGCCACAGGGTGCGTAAAGCATCCTCGGTGAGTGGCGAGACGTCCCGGCGCGCGAGGGTATCACTCAGGCGTTCGATGATTTCGTCCCGGCGCAGTCGGTTCTTGTCAGGGTGGGTGCTCATCTCAATCAGCATATCCCCCAGGCGCTCGGTGTCTGCCAGCAGGACGCTGATGATGTAATCCCGCACAAAGCTCCACTTGCCGGCCATATGAACGGCGTTGCCCCAGTCAATCAGGTAGGGCTCCGCGTCCGGCGAGACCATGATATTGCCCGGGTGCAGGTCCCCATGGAGCTCGTTGTACACGAAGATGTGCTCAAACAGGGTAAACAGGAAGTTCTCCCCCAGGGTGCGCTGAAACCGCTTGCGCTCGGAGCCCTGCAGGCTATTGATGGCTTTCTTGATGGAAACGGCGTCATCCACATACTCCATTTCCAGAATGCGGTTGGTGGCCACAAACACATCCGGCACATGCCAGGCCCGGGTCACCCGAGCCCGTGCCGCGAAACGACGCTGGATCGCCGCTTCGTCCTCAAAATTCAGTTCCTGCTCAAAACCGCGGGTGAACTCCTTCACCTGATCGGACAGTGCGTGGAGGAACGGCAGCAACTTGGAATGCGGTGCCCAGAACTGGCTGCTGACCAGCATCAGCTCAATGGCCAGGTTGCCCATCTGGAATTCCCGCTCCAGGTTATGGCGGGCCACCTTGACGATCACCGGCTGCAGGCGCTCCAGCCCGCCGTCATCCTGAATAACTTTCTTGGTGAGGTAGACCGAGCCGATGGACCCGGACTTCAACGGCTTATTCACATCGAACTGGACGTACATCTCCCCCGGCAACCTGCCAAAGCAGTCCAGAAAGGCCTCGTTGACTTCGTCCGGCGTCATCGGATCAACGTCTTCCTGGAACACTGCCAGCTCTTTGGCAATTTCCTCCGGCAGGAAGTCCGCGTTCGCCGCTGCCACCTGGGCCATCTTGATAAACAAGGGGCCGAATTCACGAACCATGCGGGCAACGATCTGCGCCTGGGTGGCAAAATCCTTCGGGTCTGTCTGCAGGAACGGCTTGATGTGGCGAATCGCCTTGATCTGCCGCCGCAGAATCACCAGATCCCGACGCAGCACACTGACCTTGCGCCCCACATCCGCCAATCCTTCCTGGTTGGCCTTGCGGATATCCTTGAGGCGGTTGACCAGTTCAACAATCAACGGCTCGTAGGACCGAAGTACCAGGCGGACGATATCAAGGTTGAGCTCGATCAACCCCTTGAGTTCGGGCGCGTCCAGCAGTTCGTGAAAGAAGTTCCAGAACTCATCAACGACGCTCTCCGGCACCTCGATCGGACTGCGGGTGACCACCTGCCCTACCAGAAAGCGGATTAGCCCTTCGGTGGTTTCCTCGTTGGGAATCAGACGATACTTGCGCAACACCCGGGTCAGCGAGCGGGACTGCACATTCAGCGGATGCTCATACAACGTGTCAAACAACTCGTCGAGCGCCGAGCGGAGCTGATCCTGATCAATCGGCTCCAGGTTGCCCGCCAAACGGGCCACCGGCCAGAATGCACGGGGCACTTTCAGCGTCATCGACGTGAAATTACCCACACCCCGGATCGCCGACCCGGTGCGCTCCCTCAGGACTGGAATGTTGATCTGAATGATTTTCTGCTGGTCTTGCTCGCCCATGTAACCTCGTAACCCGGCACAGTGCTGGATGGGGTTGGTACTATGCCAGATTATTGGGGGGAGGTTTGGGTGTTTTTGGGCCGAATTGTTGGAGATGACCACGCGTGCAGCTTTTAAGAGCGCATCACTTTAGGCCGGCACTCGAAATACACTTGATACTGCCAACTCAAGGGCCAAATAACCAGTATCACTGCTTGAAGTATTCTCAACGGTACAAAATAAAAAGGGGCACGAAATATCCAGCGTCGGCTCAAGACATGAAGATCTTTCCACCGCCCAACAATCTCGAGGCCAGCGCACTCAAAAAGCTTTGTCCACTCATCGAGACTTCGAATTGTTTCTCTTATATCCTGCTGGTTGGTTCCTTGGAATAGCCCCAATCGATAGGTCAGAAAACCCGAATTGGGCACAAGAATCAAGATTCGCGCATCTTGCTTCGCAACTCTCAATATCTCTTCCAATGCCACCTGTTGATCAAGAAAATGTTCCAGCGATCCCAGGCAAGTAACAACATCAAATTCATTATCAGCATACGGCAATTCCTCCGCAGGCCCTGTCGAAAACCGGCCATCTGGCATTGCCTTCCTGCAGGCCTCAACGGCCTTTTCGGAGATATCTATTCCAGCTACCTCACTCACAAGTTCCTGGGCCACTCGCAGCCATTCTCCAGAACCACAGGCAACATCAAGAATACGATCACTCTTCTTCAGCGCCAACTTTCGGACCAATCCTTGGAGGTGGCGACTAGGATGGCCGCGAGGAGATATCAGTTCTTTATAATATACTTGGTCATAATACTGCCTGACATCTTTATGGTTTGGACTCATCCTCTCTCCTCAATGGCGCAATGTCTCTTAGACTTGCTCCAAAACTCGACCAGGAAAACTGTCGCGAGAACTGAAGCAACTCTTCAAGATCATATGTAACCTTTTTCTTCAATATGCCAACTACAGTCTCCGCAAAGTTCAGGTAGTCGCCAGGAGGTATGAGTTGGCCAGAGATCCCGCACCTGACTGCATCCGGCACCCCTCCCGCCGAAAATGCAACAGTGGGCGTCCCTGCCGAAGCAGCTTCAATGGAGACCATCCCAAAACCTTCCATATCACCCGGCAGATCCAGAACTGGAAACACATGAACATCAGCCGCAGCATATGCAAGCTGGAGACTGTCGTCCGATACGCTGCCCATTAACCTCACATTGGAATCAACTCCCGCCATTTGCGCCATCTCAATGAGCTCAGCCTGACAGGTTCCAGTTTTTAAAAGAGCGCTTTTTGGCGCTTCACCGATTACAACAAGAACAACATCCGGACAAGCCTTCACAATGTCTGGCAAGGATCTCGAAATGAACTCTGCCAGCCCCTTTCGTTTCATCAACCGCCCCACAGAAAGTAAGACTTTCTT
Proteins encoded in this region:
- a CDS encoding MBL fold metallo-hydrolase RNA specificity domain-containing protein, with the protein product MKLRFLGGTGTVTGSRYLLSDDKHRLLVDCGMYQGVKTLRKRNWAPFPVDPSTIEAVVLTHAHIDHSGYLPALVKNGFKGKVYCTKATHELCKVLLPDAGFLQEEDAKYAFRKKFSKHEKPEPLFTEKDAWEALKHFESLHYHDPFEPVRGMEVTFTPAGHILGSSCVHVHHKASQRTVVFSGDVGRQDDVIMRPPEPIRKADVLVCESTYGDRLHAETDPEEELAQIITKTASRGGIVLMPAFAVGRAQMLLYVIHKIMGQKRIPKLPVYLNSPMAIKATEIFCRHNKEHKLSAAQCEMMDDQTEFVRTVEESIKLDSARYPCVIISASGMASGGRVLHHLKTLLPNPRNSVVFAGFQAPGTRGDALVNGVESVKIHGEYWPVKAEIHNLDSLSAHGDYREILTWLEQGQLKPEKVYVTHGEMVASDVMRKRIREKFGWDAEVPELFDEVEV
- a CDS encoding AarF/UbiB family protein, translating into MGEQDQQKIIQINIPVLRERTGSAIRGVGNFTSMTLKVPRAFWPVARLAGNLEPIDQDQLRSALDELFDTLYEHPLNVQSRSLTRVLRKYRLIPNEETTEGLIRFLVGQVVTRSPIEVPESVVDEFWNFFHELLDAPELKGLIELNLDIVRLVLRSYEPLIVELVNRLKDIRKANQEGLADVGRKVSVLRRDLVILRRQIKAIRHIKPFLQTDPKDFATQAQIVARMVREFGPLFIKMAQVAAANADFLPEEIAKELAVFQEDVDPMTPDEVNEAFLDCFGRLPGEMYVQFDVNKPLKSGSIGSVYLTKKVIQDDGGLERLQPVIVKVARHNLEREFQMGNLAIELMLVSSQFWAPHSKLLPFLHALSDQVKEFTRGFEQELNFEDEAAIQRRFAARARVTRAWHVPDVFVATNRILEMEYVDDAVSIKKAINSLQGSERKRFQRTLGENFLFTLFEHIFVYNELHGDLHPGNIMVSPDAEPYLIDWGNAVHMAGKWSFVRDYIISVLLADTERLGDMLIEMSTHPDKNRLRRDEIIERLSDTLARRDVSPLTEDALRTLWREGTAGLHRRMQTALQLLSNTYQLGIVIHSDYLHLSRSLVAMAGAYINIYEGLPRSLVVRDTVKSLVLFPVNLGMARLSHRVTRLQGGLLPGVV
- a CDS encoding glycosyltransferase family 4 protein, with the protein product MNRLSERSEATFLLVSRNFPPLQGGMEKLNQHLLEELSKSYRTALVGPVGSSEYALHADTIKECRSALIPFLVGATLKAVLWARVNKPSVIMAGSGVNGISAWLAAKISGARWGVYLHGLDIIVNSALYRWVFLRALRKADFWIVNSRATRDAAIETGFDASRIYLLNPGVAVSERLPSKELVKQWLVDNQLQGKKVLLSVGRLMKRKGLAEFISRSLPDIVKACPDVVLVVIGEAPKSALLKTGTCQAELIEMAQMAGVDSNVRLMGSVSDDSLQLAYAAADVHVFPVLDLPGDMEGFGMVSIEAASAGTPTVAFSAGGVPDAVRCGISGQLIPPGDYLNFAETVVGILKKKVTYDLEELLQFSRQFSWSSFGASLRDIAPLRREDESKP
- a CDS encoding class I SAM-dependent methyltransferase → MSPNHKDVRQYYDQVYYKELISPRGHPSRHLQGLVRKLALKKSDRILDVACGSGEWLRVAQELVSEVAGIDISEKAVEACRKAMPDGRFSTGPAEELPYADNEFDVVTCLGSLEHFLDQQVALEEILRVAKQDARILILVPNSGFLTYRLGLFQGTNQQDIRETIRSLDEWTKLFECAGLEIVGRWKDLHVLSRRWIFRAPFYFVPLRILQAVILVIWPLSWQYQVYFECRPKVMRS